The Nyctibius grandis isolate bNycGra1 chromosome 3, bNycGra1.pri, whole genome shotgun sequence genome window below encodes:
- the IMPACT gene encoding protein IMPACT isoform X1 — protein sequence MAACDTETAQQQIDEIEALSSIYGEDWCVVDEDEKIYCIKINDCQDQPKWTLCLQVILPPGYPTAEPPIYQLNAPWLRGQDYMELANSLEEIYVQNLGESILYLWVEKIREVLIEKAQSSDREPDIKKTSEEADEDDGDYFSLDYEPIQKDPIQMLNYITSGSQEDEELPFIHHGNPITDRRSTFQAHLAPVVTPRQVKRVLEKLYENKKIASATHNIYAYRIYCEDKQTFLQDCEDDGETAAGGRLLHLMQILNVHNVLVVVSRWYGGILLGPDRFKHINNCARNVLVEYNYVHSVEESSKQAGKSKKIKKDNKKRREH from the exons ATTGATGAAATTGAAGCCCTTTCATCCATATATGGTGAAGATTGGTGTGTTGTtgatgaagatgaaaaaatcTACTGCATTAAGATTAATGATTGTCAGGATCAACCAAAATGGACTCTCTGTCTGCAG GTGATTTTGCCGCCAGGATATCCAACTGCAGAGCCACCTATTTATCAACTAAA TGCCCCTTGGCTTCGAGGACAAGATTATATGGAACTAGCAAATAGCTTGGAAGAAATATATGT ACAGAACCTTGGTGAAAGTATACTTTATTTATGGGTGGAGAAGATACGAGAAGTTCTGATAGAAAAGGCACAGTCATCAGATCGAG AACCAGATATTAAGAAAACCAGTGAAGAAGCTGATGAAGATGATggagattatttttctctagaCTATGAACCCATTCAGAAAGATCCAATTCAAATGTTAAATTATATTACATCTGGAAGTcaagaag ATGAAGAACTGCCATTCATACATCACGGAAACCCAATCACAGATCGAAGGAGTACTTTCCAGGCACATCTGGCTCCAGTTGTGACACCCAGACAA gtaaagaGAGTTCTTGAAAAATTATACGAGAATAAGAAAATAGCAAGTGCTACCCACAACATATATGCATACAG aataTACTGTGAAGATAAGCAGACATTCTTACAGGATTGTGAAGATGATGGGGAGACAGCAGCAGGTGGACGACTTCTTCATCTTATGCAG attttgaatGTCCACAATGTGTTAGTCGTGGTATCCCGCTGGTATGGAGGTATTCTCTTAGGACCAGATCGTTTTAAACATATAAACAATTGTGCAAGAAATGTACTTGTGGAATACAACTATGTACATTCAGTG gaagAGTCATCTAAACAAGcaggaaagagcaaaaagataaagaaggacaacaagaagagaagagaacactaa
- the IMPACT gene encoding protein IMPACT isoform X2, with protein sequence MAACDTETAQQQVILPPGYPTAEPPIYQLNAPWLRGQDYMELANSLEEIYVQNLGESILYLWVEKIREVLIEKAQSSDREPDIKKTSEEADEDDGDYFSLDYEPIQKDPIQMLNYITSGSQEDEELPFIHHGNPITDRRSTFQAHLAPVVTPRQVKRVLEKLYENKKIASATHNIYAYRIYCEDKQTFLQDCEDDGETAAGGRLLHLMQILNVHNVLVVVSRWYGGILLGPDRFKHINNCARNVLVEYNYVHSVEESSKQAGKSKKIKKDNKKRREH encoded by the exons GTGATTTTGCCGCCAGGATATCCAACTGCAGAGCCACCTATTTATCAACTAAA TGCCCCTTGGCTTCGAGGACAAGATTATATGGAACTAGCAAATAGCTTGGAAGAAATATATGT ACAGAACCTTGGTGAAAGTATACTTTATTTATGGGTGGAGAAGATACGAGAAGTTCTGATAGAAAAGGCACAGTCATCAGATCGAG AACCAGATATTAAGAAAACCAGTGAAGAAGCTGATGAAGATGATggagattatttttctctagaCTATGAACCCATTCAGAAAGATCCAATTCAAATGTTAAATTATATTACATCTGGAAGTcaagaag ATGAAGAACTGCCATTCATACATCACGGAAACCCAATCACAGATCGAAGGAGTACTTTCCAGGCACATCTGGCTCCAGTTGTGACACCCAGACAA gtaaagaGAGTTCTTGAAAAATTATACGAGAATAAGAAAATAGCAAGTGCTACCCACAACATATATGCATACAG aataTACTGTGAAGATAAGCAGACATTCTTACAGGATTGTGAAGATGATGGGGAGACAGCAGCAGGTGGACGACTTCTTCATCTTATGCAG attttgaatGTCCACAATGTGTTAGTCGTGGTATCCCGCTGGTATGGAGGTATTCTCTTAGGACCAGATCGTTTTAAACATATAAACAATTGTGCAAGAAATGTACTTGTGGAATACAACTATGTACATTCAGTG gaagAGTCATCTAAACAAGcaggaaagagcaaaaagataaagaaggacaacaagaagagaagagaacactaa